From a region of the Erinaceus europaeus chromosome 14, mEriEur2.1, whole genome shotgun sequence genome:
- the LBX1 gene encoding transcription factor LBX1 has translation MTSKEDGKAAPGEERRRSPLDHLPPPANSNKPLTPFSIEDILNKPSVRRSYSLCGAAHLLAAADKHASGGLPLAGRALLSQTSPLCALEELASKTFKGLEVSVLQAAEGRDGMTIFGQRQTPKKRRKSRTAFTNHQIYELEKRFLYQKYLSPADRDQIAQQLGLTNAQVITWFQNRRAKLKRDLEEMKADVESAKKLGPSGQMDIVALAELEQNSEAAGGGGNGGGSCGRAKSRPGSPALPPGAPQVPGAGPLQLSPASPLTDQPASSQDCSEDEEDEEIDVDD, from the exons ATGACTTCCAAGGAGGATGGCAAGGCGGCGCCAGGGGAGGAGCGGCGGCGCAGCCCGCTGGACCACCTGCCGCCGCCCGCCAATTCCAACAAGCCGCTGACGCCGTTCAGCATCGAGGACATCCTCAACAAGCCGTCCGTGCGGAGAAGTTACTCGCTGTGCGGGGCGGCGCACCTGCTGGCGGCCGCCGACAAGCACGCGTCGGGCGGCTTGCCCCTGGCCGGCCGCGCGCTGCTCTCGCAGACGTCGCCGCTGTGCGCGCTGGAGGAGCTCGCCAGCAAGACCTTTAAGGGGCTGGAGGTCAGCGTCCTGCAGGCAGCCGAAG GCCGCGACGGGATGACCATCTTCGGGCAGCGGCAGACCCCCAAGAAGCGGCGAAAGTCGCGTACGGCCTTTACAAACCACCAGATCTATGAGCTGGAGAAGCGCTTCCTGTACCAGAAGTACTTGTCCCCGGCTGACCGCGACCAGATTGCACAGCAGCTGGGCCTCACCAACGCTCAGGTCATTACCTGGTTCCAGAACCGGCGCGCCAAGCTCAAGCGGGACCTGGAGGAGATGAAGGCCGACGTGGAGTCCGCCAAGAAACTGGGCCCCAGCGGGCAGATGGACATCGTGGCTCTGGCCGAACTCGAGCAGAACTCggaggcggcgggcggcggcgggaaTGGCGGGGGCAGCTGTGGCAGGGCCAAGTCGAGGCCTGGCTCGCCGGCGCTCCCCCCAGGCGCCCCGCAGGTCCCGGGCGCCGGGCCCCTGCAACTCTCACCCGCCTCCCCGCTCACGGACCAGCCGGCCAGCAGCCAGGACTGCTCGGAGGACGAGGAAGACGAAGAGATAGACGTGGACGACTGA